From Streptobacillus ratti, a single genomic window includes:
- a CDS encoding septal ring lytic transglycosylase RlpA family protein — translation MRKILTIFLLSLTFSSVNANESISSSHIENVEVKEDTIKELISELKGEQKENEFDINIEAKEQSQPVEEDVEKKEVIETEIYQTGIASYYGERWNGRKTASGEIFDTWKVSAAHKKLPFGTKVKVTNLSNGKSVIVRINDRGPYIKGRVIDLSKAAFKKIENFNKGITKVKLEIVK, via the coding sequence ATGAGAAAAATACTAACAATATTTTTATTGAGTTTAACTTTTTCATCAGTTAATGCTAATGAAAGTATTAGTAGTAGTCATATTGAAAATGTTGAAGTTAAAGAAGATACTATTAAAGAATTAATATCTGAGTTAAAAGGGGAACAAAAAGAAAATGAATTTGACATTAACATTGAAGCAAAAGAACAAAGTCAACCAGTAGAAGAAGATGTTGAAAAAAAAGAAGTGATAGAAACTGAAATTTATCAAACTGGAATAGCATCATATTATGGTGAAAGATGGAATGGTAGAAAAACTGCTAGTGGAGAAATATTTGATACATGGAAAGTTTCAGCAGCACATAAAAAATTACCTTTTGGTACAAAAGTAAAAGTTACAAACTTAAGTAATGGTAAATCAGTAATAGTTAGAATTAATGATAGAGGACCATATATTAAGGGTAGAGTTATTGATTTAAGTAAGGCAGCATTTAAAAAAATTGAAAATTTCAATAAAGGAATTACTAAAGTTAAGCTAGAAATAGTAAAATAA
- a CDS encoding FHA domain-containing protein → MKLLKCSNGHMYNTTKYSNCPYCDGNKINIEKEEEKRPIILEGDTKTSVFWIKETNVSPVVGWLVCISGSEKGKDYRLINERNFIGRSSEMNVCIESDKTIARKNHCSITYNPKQRVFVISPGESSGLVYLQGKALYESKQILNLDIIEMGENKFIFIEFCGMNFDWNY, encoded by the coding sequence ATGAAATTATTGAAATGTAGTAATGGGCATATGTATAATACAACTAAATATTCAAATTGTCCATATTGCGATGGAAATAAAATAAATATTGAAAAAGAAGAAGAAAAAAGACCAATAATATTAGAGGGTGATACTAAAACATCAGTTTTTTGGATTAAAGAAACTAATGTTTCACCAGTAGTAGGATGGTTAGTATGTATTTCTGGATCTGAAAAGGGAAAAGATTACAGATTAATAAATGAAAGGAATTTTATAGGTAGATCTTCTGAAATGAATGTATGTATTGAAAGTGATAAAACAATAGCAAGAAAAAATCACTGTTCTATAACATATAATCCTAAACAAAGAGTTTTTGTAATATCTCCGGGTGAAAGTAGTGGATTAGTATATTTACAAGGAAAAGCTTTATATGAAAGTAAACAAATTTTGAATTTAGATATCATAGAAATGGGGGAGAACAAATTCATATTCATAGAATTTTGTGGTATGAATTTTGACTGGAATTATTAA
- the trmB gene encoding tRNA (guanosine(46)-N7)-methyltransferase TrmB, whose protein sequence is MKFRNKELWEYFFDKPKKHYNIYMYEMPKYPNHLIFDDEEILNAKGMWNEIYFKNNNELHLEIGSGSANFTNNKALQNPNINFLGVELRLKRLVQAARKAEKNNLNNLIFLKKRVDSLKEFIGANELSGLYINFPDPWENEEHKRIFGPKLLNDLDVVLKSGSKIYFKTDHLNYYLDILELIKDTENYKVVYHTDDLHNSEKAIDNIKTEFEHLFLSKHNMNIKYIEIIKK, encoded by the coding sequence ATGAAATTTAGAAATAAGGAACTTTGGGAATATTTTTTTGATAAACCTAAAAAACACTACAATATATACATGTATGAAATGCCTAAGTATCCTAATCATTTAATATTTGATGATGAAGAAATCTTGAATGCAAAAGGTATGTGGAATGAAATTTATTTTAAAAATAATAATGAATTACATTTAGAAATTGGAAGTGGTAGTGCTAATTTTACGAATAATAAAGCATTGCAAAATCCTAATATTAATTTTTTGGGCGTTGAACTTAGATTAAAAAGATTGGTTCAAGCTGCAAGAAAAGCTGAAAAAAATAATTTGAATAATTTAATATTTTTGAAAAAAAGAGTAGATTCACTTAAAGAATTTATAGGTGCTAATGAACTTTCAGGTCTTTATATAAACTTCCCAGATCCTTGGGAAAATGAAGAACATAAAAGAATTTTTGGACCTAAACTTTTAAATGATTTAGATGTAGTACTAAAATCAGGTTCAAAGATATATTTTAAAACAGACCATTTAAATTACTATTTAGATATTTTAGAATTAATAAAAGATACTGAAAATTATAAGGTTGTTTATCATACTGATGATTTACATAATTCTGAAAAAGCTATAGATAATATTAAAACTGAATTTGAACATTTATTTTTATCTAAGCATAATATGAATATAAAATATATAGAAATAATTAAAAAATAA
- a CDS encoding OmpA family protein, translating to MKNYKSLFNTVLFIAFLTTESIFANRQTTNSMPKGLKNQNGMDYEVALTYYGIGHDNRESISIGSKKEHSEEYSISIGNENSSEGYGSISQGYKLKSDGYASISLGYEAEARANHSIAHGHKAQADGGVSISIGRHSKAKQAYSISIGDEAQATLENSVAIGSGSITKNAINTSEVIVENIKYNGFAGIRPNSVVSIGKSGQERQLQYVSAGQISTTSTDAVNGSQLYSTNKVLGDFANSVKNVFGSSSNLDTNAKITITNIGGTNKNTVHDAIKEIFDKNKETSEKLEKLSKNTLSISGDTGTTEKQELNKSDGLSFKIKGSEYIRTKASGNEVSVDLSDKIKKDIGKGVIANSGVANAVAMANLSQVSGNNHNIVGSYGYFNGDHAFALGFSGSNDIVNLVYRASGALNTKGYLSVGAGIGYQFGSYSSNVKDTDTIMNSYSEKLNYLNDLLNEQNHKFNTQNSNLCKEIEDLNQKLKNIKVNEDDLYILNGYNLGVSELTSSQIDRLKNIVEDLNTNCKNRKIYITGYTDNVSNERINLELGLKRAKKVAKKLVELGLDMSISIRKVSSSGYNNIIETNKNSNGRYLNRRVEIELR from the coding sequence ATGAAGAATTATAAATCATTATTTAACACAGTATTATTTATTGCATTTTTGACAACAGAAAGTATTTTTGCTAATAGACAGACTACAAATTCAATGCCAAAGGGATTAAAAAATCAAAATGGTATGGATTATGAAGTAGCATTAACATATTATGGAATAGGGCATGATAATAGGGAAAGTATTAGTATAGGTTCTAAAAAAGAACATAGTGAAGAATACTCAATATCAATTGGAAATGAAAATTCAAGTGAAGGATATGGTTCAATATCACAAGGATATAAATTGAAATCTGATGGATATGCTTCTATATCACTGGGTTATGAAGCAGAGGCTAGAGCAAATCATTCAATAGCACATGGACATAAAGCCCAAGCTGATGGAGGAGTTTCAATATCAATAGGAAGACATTCAAAAGCGAAACAAGCATATTCAATATCAATAGGAGATGAGGCACAAGCAACTTTAGAAAATTCAGTAGCTATAGGTTCTGGAAGTATAACAAAAAATGCAATAAACACAAGTGAAGTTATAGTTGAAAATATAAAATACAATGGATTTGCGGGCATAAGACCTAATTCAGTAGTGTCTATAGGTAAAAGTGGACAAGAAAGGCAATTACAATATGTATCAGCTGGACAAATAAGTACTACATCAACAGATGCAGTTAATGGTTCACAACTTTATTCAACAAATAAGGTTTTGGGAGATTTTGCAAATTCAGTTAAAAATGTTTTTGGTTCAAGTTCAAATTTAGATACAAATGCTAAAATTACCATTACAAATATTGGTGGAACTAATAAAAATACTGTACATGATGCAATAAAAGAAATTTTTGATAAAAACAAAGAAACAAGTGAAAAATTAGAAAAATTATCTAAAAATACTTTATCTATTAGTGGAGATACTGGAACTACAGAAAAACAAGAATTAAATAAATCTGATGGACTTAGTTTCAAGATTAAAGGCTCAGAATATATTAGAACTAAAGCAAGTGGAAATGAAGTTAGTGTAGATTTATCAGATAAGATTAAAAAAGATATAGGAAAAGGAGTTATTGCAAATAGTGGAGTAGCAAATGCAGTAGCAATGGCAAATTTATCACAAGTAAGTGGAAATAATCATAATATTGTAGGTTCATATGGTTACTTTAATGGAGATCATGCTTTTGCATTAGGATTTTCAGGCTCAAATGATATAGTAAATTTAGTATATAGAGCAAGTGGAGCATTAAATACTAAAGGATATTTATCAGTTGGAGCAGGAATAGGTTATCAGTTTGGAAGTTATAGTAGTAATGTAAAAGATACAGATACTATTATGAATAGTTATTCAGAAAAATTAAATTATTTAAATGATTTATTAAATGAACAAAACCATAAATTTAATACACAAAACAGTAATTTATGTAAAGAAATTGAAGATCTTAATCAAAAACTAAAAAATATTAAAGTAAATGAAGATGACTTATATATATTAAATGGATATAATTTAGGAGTATCAGAGCTGACAAGCTCACAAATAGATAGACTTAAAAATATAGTAGAAGATCTAAATACTAATTGTAAGAATAGAAAGATATACATAACTGGGTATACAGATAATGTTTCAAATGAAAGAATAAATCTTGAGCTAGGTTTGAAAAGAGCTAAAAAGGTTGCTAAAAAATTAGTAGAATTAGGATTAGATATGAGTATATCTATAAGAAAAGTAAGTTCATCAGGATATAATAATATTATAGAAACAAATAAAAATTCAAATGGAAGATATTTGAATAGAAGAGTAGAAATTGAATTAAGATAG
- a CDS encoding transcriptional regulator: MEVIKQTNRALLFEKFNDEVYDILTLIGDVENISSLDDEKIQEINKYLLVFNEFLEKFEPKIYSYMDVENKRIGYTLTKNENIPDSMYTTIYINNENTFIRMLSTLIENRKNLDKKNVDFQFEDILELISPRKVIENIKQQRKEINYLFAKYEALSDKSPKKLDVGDLLNYKFQEASKNYNNILAMLPLAIEDIKTRLEIGENKENINIEEIKLGYLEFSDGGEIEFIENQLELETTKLLPNNSQKLLEIFEDDYYESVEKPNNYVANLIKRTYVPITTNNLKIDFEKEVNNYNQYLELYKNSQEDFIKIAKELIEKVMGVKLFFDQYSVNTKNMLPKLIITNIDNELLIQAKNREKIEKYLTTVNDKNEFENTIWFSIFPNISLKDDFKKTNKNIFSGNSDVKSKKVNTIQDLTNLMEILYKHKVQTFISFERNNENTFENLAIHGINKYVEKTQPLENSKFSEYVIPVLPNLTLIPKDKSGIKIDKRAIINEAGVFFNDEDSLEFFLDGIYIDGAYIAAGLVASYQCPTYLKERFKNVSNNPGVRFNIEAEDNSLIVRTVMAREISGFTVGIKEEINSKNYGFIFASEQAQIKNEKVKNITVYKARSLYKTSNNNYESIYKTLTTTYIERLLRFMSNDFKSDKLNYFFSNSPNSQKSIWIKESTTVNAILRQGDDISHIIDEQNNTCQLNLVFLGEVKNLKIEINKTN; encoded by the coding sequence TTGGAGGTTATAAAACAAACAAATCGTGCATTACTGTTTGAGAAATTTAATGATGAAGTTTATGATATATTAACTTTAATAGGTGATGTTGAAAATATTAGTAGTTTAGATGATGAAAAAATTCAAGAAATAAATAAGTATTTATTAGTTTTTAATGAATTTTTAGAAAAATTTGAACCAAAAATTTATTCTTATATGGATGTTGAAAATAAAAGAATAGGATATACACTTACAAAAAATGAGAATATTCCTGATTCAATGTATACAACAATATATATTAATAATGAAAATACTTTTATTAGAATGTTATCAACATTGATTGAAAATAGAAAAAATCTTGATAAGAAAAATGTTGATTTTCAATTTGAAGATATATTGGAATTAATATCACCAAGAAAAGTAATAGAAAATATAAAACAACAGAGAAAAGAAATTAATTATTTATTTGCAAAATATGAAGCATTAAGTGATAAAAGTCCTAAAAAACTGGATGTTGGTGATTTACTTAACTATAAGTTTCAAGAAGCATCAAAAAATTATAATAATATTTTGGCAATGTTACCACTGGCGATAGAAGATATAAAAACTAGACTTGAAATAGGAGAAAATAAAGAAAATATAAATATTGAAGAAATTAAATTAGGTTATTTAGAATTTTCAGATGGTGGAGAAATAGAGTTTATAGAAAATCAATTGGAATTAGAAACTACAAAACTTTTACCTAATAATAGTCAAAAATTATTAGAGATATTTGAAGATGATTATTATGAAAGTGTTGAAAAACCAAATAATTATGTAGCTAATTTAATTAAGAGAACATATGTTCCTATAACAACAAATAATCTTAAAATCGATTTTGAAAAAGAGGTAAATAACTATAATCAATATTTAGAACTATATAAAAATTCACAAGAAGATTTTATCAAAATAGCTAAAGAATTAATAGAAAAGGTTATGGGGGTTAAATTATTCTTTGATCAATATTCAGTAAATACTAAAAATATGCTACCAAAATTAATCATTACTAATATTGATAATGAATTATTAATTCAAGCTAAGAACAGAGAAAAAATAGAAAAATATTTAACAACTGTTAATGATAAAAATGAATTTGAAAATACTATATGGTTTTCTATTTTTCCTAATATATCTTTAAAAGATGATTTCAAAAAAACTAATAAGAATATATTTAGTGGAAATAGTGATGTTAAATCAAAGAAAGTAAATACTATACAAGATTTAACAAATTTAATGGAAATACTTTATAAGCATAAAGTTCAAACTTTTATTAGTTTTGAAAGAAATAATGAAAATACTTTTGAAAATCTTGCTATACATGGAATTAATAAATATGTTGAAAAAACACAACCTTTAGAAAATAGTAAATTTTCAGAATATGTTATACCAGTTTTACCAAACTTAACTTTAATACCAAAGGATAAATCTGGTATTAAAATTGATAAAAGAGCTATAATAAATGAAGCTGGAGTATTTTTTAATGATGAGGATAGTTTAGAATTTTTCTTAGATGGGATATATATAGATGGTGCATATATAGCAGCTGGATTAGTTGCATCATATCAATGCCCTACCTATTTAAAGGAAAGATTTAAAAATGTATCTAATAATCCAGGTGTTAGATTTAATATAGAAGCAGAAGATAATTCATTAATAGTAAGAACAGTAATGGCACGTGAAATTAGTGGATTTACGGTTGGAATAAAAGAAGAAATAAATAGTAAAAATTATGGATTTATTTTTGCATCAGAACAAGCACAAATAAAAAATGAAAAAGTAAAAAATATAACAGTATATAAAGCGAGAAGTTTATACAAAACAAGTAATAATAATTATGAAAGTATTTATAAAACTTTAACGACTACATATATAGAAAGATTATTAAGATTTATGAGTAATGATTTTAAATCAGATAAATTAAATTATTTCTTTAGTAACAGTCCAAACAGTCAAAAAAGTATTTGGATAAAAGAATCTACAACTGTAAATGCTATATTAAGACAAGGTGATGATATATCACATATAATAGATGAGCAAAATAATACTTGTCAATTGAATTTAGTATTCCTTGGAGAAGTTAAAAATCTTAAAATTGAAATAAATAAAACTAATTAA
- a CDS encoding FHA domain-containing protein, whose protein sequence is MKKLFTRFKVKLFKYIMSNSKIYGKVKFQKINSYTQYMIFLIILIIISIIFISIKFSYKTLLILYSLLNVYILYFFLFYYPYERKRNIRYINKILQEKKEEYIKELNEEKMKLNIDNIKLLTLKDDFDYDIYSWDIRNKASIVIGKKTEKISEIDIDLSAHEYSHLVSRIHGVLNKVNEIWYYEDLGSKNGSGIERKNKIKEKLVPNKSYLIESGDIIYIGVIKILVN, encoded by the coding sequence ATGAAAAAATTGTTTACTAGATTTAAAGTGAAGTTATTTAAATATATTATGTCAAATTCAAAGATTTATGGTAAAGTTAAATTTCAAAAAATTAATTCATACACACAATATATGATATTTTTGATTATTTTAATAATAATCTCTATTATATTTATATCAATTAAATTTTCATACAAAACATTACTTATTCTATATTCATTACTTAATGTATATATACTGTATTTTTTTCTTTTTTATTATCCTTATGAAAGAAAAAGAAATATTAGATATATAAATAAGATTTTACAAGAGAAAAAAGAAGAATATATAAAAGAATTAAATGAAGAAAAAATGAAATTAAATATAGATAATATAAAATTACTTACACTTAAAGATGATTTTGATTATGATATATATTCGTGGGATATTAGAAATAAAGCTTCAATAGTAATAGGTAAAAAAACTGAAAAAATTTCTGAGATAGATATTGATTTATCAGCTCATGAATATTCCCATTTAGTAAGTAGAATTCATGGTGTATTAAATAAGGTTAATGAAATATGGTATTATGAAGATTTAGGTTCTAAAAATGGTAGTGGAATAGAGAGAAAAAATAAAATAAAGGAAAAATTAGTACCAAATAAATCATATTTAATTGAGTCAGGAGATATTATATATATTGGTGTGATAAAGATATTGGTTAATTAA
- a CDS encoding amidase family protein, translating to MIKKFNKALIKLSSLFLLSILTILPISSLGNNNMVARKNSDYILTKEEYKKLSAVQMAKLVKEKKVTPKQLIDLAYEVIEETDPILNNIIKYDGKSIDPKLKERAYLEAEDVKNMDKPFYGVPILVKGITFELKDGINSQALVYRKDNISNKDNALVKMFTDLGFIPIAQTTIPQLGWINVTNSDLYGITKNPWDISKNPGGSSGGTAAGIAIGQTAIGTANDGGGSIRIPSSFSSLIGYFPTGGVIKNNSASEGFKLENFLIAEKMEDVLAIAKALHNPEYKLNDKKLSKDKVIAYTTKTPANTSISPEAVIAVENAVKFLRDMGYTLEEVDYPIDGKAMMMAYYTNASYIGSRVGAFAKTLLNRSLEINDVELLTWALYQAGNKLNKEDVDNAKASIKELRMTVDKFFDKYQAFITPTTSYPAPSADYNHIPEELKAQMRDMSNLTKEEAIQLIYDQWLPAWTITPFTQLSNVTDTPSISIPTHLTEDKLPLGILISSGRFDDNIILEIAKLFEENNKFFLYQDYVK from the coding sequence ATGATTAAAAAATTTAATAAAGCGTTAATTAAATTGAGTAGTTTATTTCTATTATCAATTTTAACAATTTTACCTATTTCTAGTTTAGGTAATAACAATATGGTAGCGAGAAAAAACAGCGACTATATTTTAACTAAGGAAGAATACAAAAAATTATCGGCTGTTCAAATGGCTAAATTAGTTAAAGAAAAGAAAGTAACACCTAAACAATTAATAGATTTAGCATATGAAGTAATAGAAGAAACAGATCCTATTTTAAACAACATAATTAAATATGATGGGAAATCAATAGATCCTAAATTAAAAGAAAGAGCATATTTAGAAGCTGAAGATGTTAAAAATATGGATAAACCTTTCTATGGAGTACCTATATTAGTAAAAGGAATAACTTTTGAATTAAAAGATGGAATTAACTCTCAAGCTTTAGTGTATAGAAAAGATAATATATCTAATAAAGATAATGCTTTAGTTAAAATGTTTACTGATTTAGGATTTATACCTATAGCTCAAACTACTATACCTCAATTAGGTTGGATAAATGTAACTAATTCAGATTTATATGGAATTACTAAAAATCCTTGGGATATTAGTAAAAATCCTGGAGGTTCATCAGGTGGAACTGCTGCTGGGATAGCAATAGGACAAACTGCTATAGGTACTGCAAATGATGGAGGAGGTTCTATTAGAATACCATCATCATTCTCAAGCTTAATAGGATATTTTCCTACAGGTGGAGTTATTAAAAATAATTCTGCATCTGAAGGATTTAAATTAGAAAATTTTCTTATAGCTGAAAAAATGGAAGATGTTTTAGCTATAGCTAAGGCTCTTCATAATCCTGAATATAAATTAAATGATAAAAAATTAAGTAAGGATAAAGTAATAGCTTATACTACAAAAACTCCTGCTAATACATCTATAAGTCCAGAAGCTGTAATAGCAGTTGAAAATGCTGTTAAATTCTTAAGAGATATGGGTTATACATTAGAAGAAGTTGATTACCCTATAGATGGTAAAGCTATGATGATGGCATATTATACAAATGCTTCATACATAGGAAGTAGAGTAGGGGCATTTGCTAAAACACTTTTAAATAGATCTTTAGAAATAAATGATGTTGAATTATTAACTTGGGCTTTATATCAAGCTGGTAATAAGTTAAATAAGGAAGATGTAGATAATGCAAAAGCAAGTATAAAAGAATTAAGAATGACTGTAGATAAATTTTTTGATAAATATCAAGCGTTTATAACACCTACAACTTCTTATCCAGCTCCTTCAGCTGATTATAATCATATACCAGAAGAATTAAAAGCTCAAATGAGAGATATGTCTAATTTAACTAAAGAAGAAGCTATACAATTGATTTATGATCAATGGTTACCTGCTTGGACTATTACACCATTTACTCAATTATCAAATGTAACTGATACTCCAAGTATAAGCATACCAACTCATTTAACTGAGGATAAATTACCATTAGGAATATTAATTTCAAGTGGAAGATTTGATGATAATATAATATTAGAAATAGCTAAGTTATTTGAAGAAAATAATAAATTTTTCTTATATCAAGACTATGTAAAATAA
- a CDS encoding protein kinase domain-containing protein has translation MEMKYYKKIFNVNLPEHDMMFNYEINTMIFLLKNKISFIPKILKVKMRKDNKEIFYEKIVGKTLKEMNVLNYSLKERLELFSKIIMAVKEIHDLGLIHNDINLGNVIINGNDVYIIDFSESRFLDSEYSKKYFSYTKGFSSLERYSNNEKNFIENDTYSLTSICYYLVFNKIYPNICDSNYIDIIHSNKKLEKFLKKGLSLVKYKRYDNTVIMQEMISDIIEEL, from the coding sequence ATGGAAATGAAATATTATAAAAAAATATTTAATGTTAATTTACCAGAACATGATATGATGTTTAATTATGAAATAAACACCATGATATTTTTATTGAAAAATAAGATTTCATTTATACCTAAGATATTAAAAGTCAAAATGAGAAAAGATAATAAAGAGATTTTTTATGAAAAAATAGTTGGAAAGACCCTTAAAGAAATGAATGTATTAAATTATTCTTTGAAAGAAAGATTAGAACTATTTAGTAAAATTATTATGGCTGTAAAAGAAATTCATGATTTAGGTTTAATACATAATGATATTAATTTAGGTAATGTAATTATTAATGGAAATGATGTATATATTATAGATTTTTCAGAGTCAAGATTTTTAGATAGTGAATATAGTAAAAAATATTTTTCATATACTAAAGGATTTTCTTCTTTAGAAAGATATTCAAACAATGAAAAAAATTTCATTGAAAATGATACATATTCTTTAACATCTATATGTTATTATTTAGTTTTTAATAAAATTTATCCTAATATCTGTGATTCAAACTATATAGATATTATTCATTCAAATAAAAAATTAGAAAAATTTTTAAAAAAGGGATTATCTTTGGTAAAATATAAAAGATATGATAATACAGTTATTATGCAAGAAATGATAAGTGATATAATTGAAGAATTATAA
- a CDS encoding amino acid ABC transporter ATP-binding protein: MNIIKVVNLKKSFGKRSILKGINFEVNESEVVSIIGSSGSGKSTLLRCLNLLETYDEGSVLYKDIDINDKKILLNEYRSKVGMVFQQFNLFNNLNVLENCMLAQVNVLGRTNEEAKEIAIKYLEKVGMDKFINARPNQLSGGQKQRVAIARALSMNPEVLLFDEPTSALDPEMVGEVLKVMKELAEDGLTMIIVTHEMDFAREVSDKIVFMDDGIILEEGNPDDIFTNPKNERTKEFLSRILK, encoded by the coding sequence ATGAATATAATTAAAGTTGTTAATTTAAAAAAGAGTTTTGGTAAAAGAAGTATATTAAAAGGAATAAACTTTGAAGTAAATGAGAGTGAGGTAGTTTCAATTATTGGTTCTTCTGGATCAGGGAAATCAACTTTATTAAGATGTTTAAATTTACTTGAAACATATGATGAGGGTAGTGTACTGTATAAAGATATAGATATAAATGATAAAAAAATATTACTTAACGAATACAGAAGTAAAGTTGGAATGGTATTTCAGCAGTTTAATTTATTCAATAATTTAAACGTACTTGAAAATTGTATGTTGGCACAAGTTAATGTTTTAGGTAGAACAAATGAAGAAGCTAAGGAAATTGCAATAAAATATTTAGAAAAAGTTGGTATGGATAAATTTATTAATGCAAGACCAAATCAATTATCTGGAGGACAAAAACAAAGAGTTGCAATAGCAAGAGCTCTTTCTATGAATCCAGAAGTACTATTATTTGATGAACCAACATCTGCTTTAGATCCTGAAATGGTCGGAGAAGTTTTAAAAGTTATGAAAGAATTAGCAGAAGATGGTTTGACAATGATAATAGTAACACATGAAATGGATTTTGCAAGAGAAGTTTCTGATAAAATAGTATTTATGGATGACGGAATTATTCTTGAAGAGGGTAATCCAGATGACATATTTACCAATCCTAAAAATGAAAGGACAAAAGAATTCTTATCGAGAATATTGAAATAA